The Neomonachus schauinslandi chromosome 11, ASM220157v2, whole genome shotgun sequence genome contains a region encoding:
- the LOC110576547 gene encoding LOW QUALITY PROTEIN: olfactory receptor 481-like (The sequence of the model RefSeq protein was modified relative to this genomic sequence to represent the inferred CDS: deleted 1 base in 1 codon), which translates to MESENHTMVTEFIILGLTEDPTLCSIFFVVFLGIYVATILGNISIIMLIHRSPQLHTPMYLFLSHLAFVDMGYSTSVTPIMIVSFLRERTTIPVAGCIAQLGSDVVFGSAECFLLAAMAYDRYVAICSPLLYSTLMSSRVCIILLAASYLGGCVNASSFTGCLLSLTFCGPNKINHFFCDLPPLVKLSCTHIYVAEISPAILAGSIIVITLFTIAVSYLYILHSVLNMHSPDGKHKAFSNCTSHLSAVTLFYGTVTFVYVIPKSGHSSDHIKVVSVFYTVVIPMLNPLIYSLRNKEVKEAMRKLMARRHRLF; encoded by the exons ATGGAGAGTGAAAACCACACAATGGTGACAGAGTTCATTATTTTGGGATTAACAGAGGATCCTACACTTTGTTCCATCTTCTTTGTGGTTTTTCTAGGAATCTATGTTGCTACCATATTGGGCAATATCAGCATAATCATGTTAATCCACAGAAGCCCTCAACTT CACACCCCGATGTACCTTTTCCTCAGCCATTTAGCCTTTGTGGATATGGGGTATTCGACCTCGGTCACACCCATCATGATTGTAAGTTTCCTAAGAGAGAGAACTACTATCCCTGTTGCAGGCTGCATAGCTCAGCTTGGCTCTGATGTTGTCTTTGGATCGGCTGAATGCTTCCTGCTGGCTGCCATGGCCTACGATCGCTATGTGGCCATCTGCTCTCCACTTCTCTACTCTACACTCATGTCTTCCAGAGTCTGCATCATCCTATTGGCTGCTTCCTATCTGGGGGGATGTGTGAATGCTTCATCATTTACTGGCTGTTTATTGAGCTTGACTTTCTGTGGACCAAATAAAATCAACCATTTCTTCTGTGACCTCCCACCGTTAGTGAAGCTTTCTTGTACCCATATTTATGTTGCTGAAATATCTCCTGCCATCTTAGCTGGGTCAATCATTGTAATCACACTGTTTACCATAGCTGTTTCATATCTATACATCCTGCACTCGGTCCTAAATATGCACTCCCCTGACGGAAAACACAAGGCCTTCTCTAATTGCACTTCTCACCTCAGTGCGGTCACTTTGTTTTATGGGACAGTCACATTTGTCTATGTCATACCGAAGTCAGGTCACTCATCTGACCATATTAAAGTGGTGTCTGTGTTCTACACAGTGGTGATCCCCATGTTGAACCCCTTGATCTACagtctgagaaacaaagaggtgaaagagGCCATGAGAAAACTGATGGCTAGAAGACATCggttattttga